From Candidatus Binatia bacterium:
CCGACCGTGCTCAAGCGCATGAAGAACCGGGCGCTGCGGTATCGACGGCTGACCCGGACCGACCACTCCGCCGGAACCAAGATCGGCTCCACGGACAACACGACCGAACAGACCGAGGCGCTCGCCCGACTCGACGCCCTCGCCGAGCCCTACGGGCGCGCCTATGATGCGCGCATACGCGAAGCGGACGACCAACTCGCCGCGACACTGAGTGAACTCCGGCGTCGCGGAAAACTCGAGAATACTCTCGTCCTCGTCGTGTCGGACCACGGCGAGGAACTCGGCGAACACGGGGGCTGGCTCCACGACCATTCGGTGTACGACGAAGTCGTACGCGCTCCGCTCGTCTTGCGCCTACCCACCGCAGAGCCCGCCGGACACCGCATCGAGACGCCCGTCAGCCTCCTCGATGTCGCACCCACGATCGCCGAACTGACCGGGAGCGCCACCCCGCCGGACGCCTTCGAAGGCAAGAGCCTCGTCCCTCTGCTGACAACGACCCCCTCGACATCCAACGAAGCCTTCGTCGCGTCGATGCGGATGAACGCGAAGAAATACTACCGCCCGTGGAAGCAACATCGCGGCGATCAAAACCTCGTCGTGCGCGAAGGCCGGTGGAAGGCAATCTGGAACGTCGAGCCCGACACCCTGGAACTCTACGACCTCGCTCAGGACCCCGGCGAGAAGAACGACCGGAGCGCCGCCGAACCCGAGCGCACCATACGCCTGAAGTCATTCGCCCGCAGCTACCTCGAGAAGTGTGAATCGCGCCGAGCGGCTCCGACGGCGGCGGAACCGCTGTCGGCCGAGAACGCCGAGCGCCTGCGCGCCCTGGGCTACGTCGACTGACGGGCGCCTTCCGTCACGTCGACGGACACACGCCGTCCGCCGCGCAAACGCCTACGGGCGCTCCCCCGCACGTGCGCGAGCCTCCGCCTGGCCTGACGCCCGCCGTTTGACAGATGGGTGCCGGATACCGAAATGCATGGATGCCGGCCGCCCCAGAACGAACCTCGACTGAAGTCCGTGTCCAAGTCTCCAGCGGTGTAATGACCGTCACCTTGGCAGACGCGGAGAACCGCAACGCCCTGGGAGCCCGGCTCATCCAGGGCCTCTTCGACGCAATCGCAGCCGCAAACGCCGACGACGACGTCCGGGCCGTCGTGATCACCAACGAGGGCTCCACGTTCTGCGCCGGCGCGAACCTGAAGGAGCGCCAGGGCCAGACCGACTACGATGACCGCGGAGCCAGCTTCGTCGACCTCCTGGAGGCCGTGCAGGCCTCCCCCACCCCGATAATCGGCCGGATCGCCGGCCAC
This genomic window contains:
- a CDS encoding sulfatase, whose amino-acid sequence is MSLNVRFFLTCLFALAIGCTSPSTDEPPRRSAAVATTRPNVLLYLIDTLRSDRIGAYGYKYPTTPALDALSAESFVFEQAYAPGPWTLPSVVSLMLSQPMCRHGVVIDGKKIDAESTPLAEILNDAGYATASFIANSYAGRPAGLERGFEVYHGPIDDPAPLVGAFLDEIPDQPFFVYVHDVRPHDPYDVTAKALAPFGPIDPTVLKRMKNRALRYRRLTRTDHSAGTKIGSTDNTTEQTEALARLDALAEPYGRAYDARIREADDQLAATLSELRRRGKLENTLVLVVSDHGEELGEHGGWLHDHSVYDEVVRAPLVLRLPTAEPAGHRIETPVSLLDVAPTIAELTGSATPPDAFEGKSLVPLLTTTPSTSNEAFVASMRMNAKKYYRPWKQHRGDQNLVVREGRWKAIWNVEPDTLELYDLAQDPGEKNDRSAAEPERTIRLKSFARSYLEKCESRRAAPTAAEPLSAENAERLRALGYVD